One segment of Halomonas sp. TD01 DNA contains the following:
- the lpxL gene encoding LpxL/LpxP family Kdo(2)-lipid IV(A) lauroyl/palmitoleoyl acyltransferase, giving the protein MSKTSYPRSFAHPRYWPTWLAIGAMHVVAWLPWRLKLWVGKVIGLLAWRFIKRRRHITETNIALCFPEKSADEQHRLVKEIFIANGMGLVETATGWCRNAESLRHRVAYHGQENLARAQAQGKGVLIVGVHFSTLDLGGALHSLFFSADAVYRPHNNPLFERFMTRARSQVFGQAIDRHDLRGMVRRIKAGRTVWYSPDQDYGRDVSVFAPLFGQQAATIRLTAKIARLTGAPVVPLMYHRNPDNQTYTITCLPALDNFPSGDEVADATRVNEFIEQAIRKHPEQYLWLHRRFKTRPEGEAGVY; this is encoded by the coding sequence ATGTCTAAAACCTCTTATCCGCGGTCATTTGCACACCCTCGCTACTGGCCAACCTGGCTTGCGATAGGCGCAATGCATGTTGTTGCCTGGCTTCCCTGGCGGCTTAAACTATGGGTTGGGAAAGTAATTGGTTTGTTAGCATGGCGTTTCATAAAGCGTCGGCGGCATATCACTGAGACAAATATTGCACTCTGTTTCCCTGAAAAAAGTGCCGATGAGCAGCACCGGCTGGTAAAAGAGATTTTTATTGCCAATGGGATGGGGCTGGTAGAGACCGCTACGGGTTGGTGCCGTAATGCCGAGAGTCTGCGTCACCGTGTGGCCTACCATGGTCAGGAAAACTTAGCGCGCGCTCAAGCTCAGGGAAAAGGTGTGCTCATTGTGGGGGTGCACTTCTCAACGTTGGATCTAGGCGGTGCGCTGCATTCGCTGTTTTTCTCCGCGGATGCGGTTTATCGCCCGCATAATAATCCCTTGTTTGAGCGATTTATGACACGTGCTCGCTCGCAAGTTTTCGGCCAAGCGATTGATCGGCATGATTTGCGTGGCATGGTGCGGCGCATCAAAGCTGGGCGAACCGTATGGTACTCCCCTGATCAGGACTATGGTCGCGACGTTAGCGTATTTGCACCATTATTTGGTCAGCAAGCGGCGACCATTCGCCTTACGGCTAAAATTGCCCGTTTAACGGGCGCGCCGGTAGTGCCGCTGATGTATCACCGAAACCCAGATAACCAGACCTATACCATCACTTGCTTGCCCGCGCTTGATAACTTTCCAAGCGGTGATGAAGTGGCCGATGCAACAAGGGTCAACGAATTTATCGAGCAGGCTATTCGCAAGCATCCTGAGCAGTACCTATGGCTTCATCGGCGCTTTAAAACTCGCCCGGAAGGGGAGGCAGGCGTTTACTAG
- the alr gene encoding alanine racemase — protein sequence MRPLVAHIDLDALRHNYQLACRCAPQSRSVAVIKADAYGHGALECARALEADVPAFAVACIEEAISLREGGVKKPIVLLEGIFTADELALVDQYNFWISVHSEWQVAALLAFSPRQPIPVWMKVDSGMHRLGFSLDEAPDVWQRLVNAPQVTALHLMSHFATADAREGSYFNQQMAALTTLAEALDAPLCLANSPATLAWPDAHGDWNRPGVMLYGSDPLEEANEITRQLRPVMSLRSEIIALRELEVGEPVGYGGRWRASRRSIIAVVAAGYGDGYDRHAIDGTPVLVNGQRCAIAGKVSMDMLTVDVTDVLGAAIGSEVVLWGAASDGAVLPIDEVARYCDTISYTLLTGVLPRAPRRYHGAFA from the coding sequence ATGCGCCCCTTAGTGGCCCATATTGATTTAGACGCGCTGCGTCATAACTATCAGCTAGCGTGCCGCTGCGCGCCCCAAAGTCGCTCGGTAGCCGTTATTAAAGCGGATGCTTATGGTCATGGTGCGCTTGAATGCGCGCGCGCCCTGGAAGCCGATGTGCCCGCATTTGCTGTCGCGTGTATAGAAGAAGCGATTAGCCTGCGTGAAGGGGGGGTTAAAAAACCCATTGTATTGCTTGAAGGTATTTTTACCGCTGACGAGCTGGCGCTGGTTGACCAGTACAATTTCTGGATCAGTGTTCACAGTGAGTGGCAGGTGGCTGCCTTATTAGCTTTTTCACCCCGTCAGCCTATCCCTGTGTGGATGAAAGTTGATTCAGGTATGCATCGCTTAGGCTTTTCCCTAGACGAAGCGCCTGACGTTTGGCAGCGGTTGGTTAACGCACCACAGGTGACAGCGCTGCATTTGATGAGCCACTTTGCGACAGCAGATGCACGTGAGGGAAGCTACTTTAATCAGCAAATGGCCGCTTTAACGACATTGGCGGAAGCGCTTGATGCGCCTCTTTGCTTAGCAAACTCTCCAGCAACATTGGCATGGCCGGACGCCCACGGTGACTGGAATCGCCCAGGTGTCATGCTGTATGGCAGTGACCCGCTGGAAGAAGCCAACGAGATCACCCGTCAGTTGCGCCCAGTGATGAGTTTACGCTCCGAAATTATTGCCCTTCGTGAACTCGAGGTAGGCGAACCCGTTGGTTACGGTGGCCGTTGGCGTGCATCGCGGCGCTCTATCATTGCCGTCGTCGCGGCAGGTTATGGCGATGGCTATGATCGCCACGCCATCGACGGTACCCCTGTGTTGGTGAATGGTCAGCGCTGTGCGATTGCTGGCAAGGTTTCAATGGATATGCTAACCGTCGATGTCACCGACGTGCTGGGAGCTGCCATCGGTAGCGAAGTCGTGCTGTGGGGAGCCGCCAGCGACGGTGCTGTGTTGCCAATTGATGAGGTAGCACGCTACTGCGATACCATCAGCTATACCTTATTAACGGGAGTGCTGCCAAGAGCGCCGCGTCGCTATCATGGGGCCTTCGCTTAA
- the speD gene encoding adenosylmethionine decarboxylase, translating to MSDNLRLHGFNNLTSSLSFNIYDICYAKTEEQRAAYIDYIDELYNAERLTQILKDVTNIIGAHVLNIARQDYEPHGASVTILIAEHELDESNPEQTEPGPGPLPETVVAHLDKSHVTVHSYPESHPDNGISTFRLDIDVSTCGHISPLKALNYLIHSFDSDIVTMDYRVRGFTRDVDGKKLFIDHDITSIQDYLAEDTKHAYQMIDVNVYQENMFHTKMLLKDFELDNYLFGTSRRDITFEEARDIESRLRKEMLEIFYSRNLD from the coding sequence GTGTCAGATAATCTCCGACTCCACGGGTTTAATAACCTGACTAGCTCGTTGAGCTTTAACATTTACGACATCTGTTACGCCAAGACCGAAGAGCAGCGTGCGGCTTACATCGACTATATCGATGAGCTTTACAACGCCGAACGTTTGACGCAGATTCTAAAAGACGTCACCAATATTATCGGCGCTCATGTGCTCAATATTGCTCGTCAAGACTATGAGCCCCATGGGGCCAGCGTTACGATCCTGATCGCTGAGCACGAACTGGATGAATCCAATCCAGAGCAAACCGAACCAGGTCCTGGGCCGCTACCTGAAACAGTCGTGGCACATCTTGATAAAAGCCACGTGACGGTGCACAGCTACCCTGAGTCGCACCCTGATAACGGCATCAGCACCTTTCGATTAGACATTGACGTGTCTACCTGTGGCCACATCAGCCCGCTGAAGGCGCTGAACTACCTAATCCACAGTTTCGACTCTGACATTGTCACCATGGATTATCGGGTTCGCGGTTTTACCCGTGATGTCGATGGTAAAAAGCTGTTTATTGATCACGACATTACCTCGATTCAGGATTACTTGGCAGAAGATACCAAGCACGCCTACCAAATGATCGACGTGAACGTCTATCAAGAAAACATGTTCCACACCAAAATGCTGCTGAAAGACTTCGAACTTGATAACTATCTGTTCGGCACATCGCGTCGCGACATTACATTCGAAGAAGCACGGGACATTGAAAGCCGGCTGCGCAAAGAGATGCTAGAAATTTTCTACTCTCGAAATCTGGACTAA
- a CDS encoding OsmC family protein, with protein MKARVKWIDGRQFVAESGSGHSVVIDGPPDHGGRNTGPRPMEMLLMGMGSCTAFDILNILDKARADVTDCVAELDAERADEVPAVFTKIHVHFVVTGRNLKEKQVQRAVELSAEKYCSASIMLVQGGVEITHSFEIVDA; from the coding sequence GTGAAAGCACGGGTAAAATGGATAGATGGTCGCCAATTTGTAGCAGAGTCCGGCAGTGGGCACAGTGTCGTTATCGACGGCCCTCCTGACCACGGAGGCCGCAACACCGGCCCCCGCCCAATGGAAATGCTGTTGATGGGCATGGGCAGTTGTACCGCCTTTGATATCTTGAATATTCTTGATAAAGCCCGTGCCGATGTCACCGACTGTGTTGCGGAGCTTGACGCTGAGCGTGCCGATGAAGTGCCCGCTGTGTTTACCAAGATCCACGTGCACTTTGTGGTGACTGGCCGCAACTTAAAAGAAAAGCAGGTACAGCGGGCAGTTGAACTATCTGCAGAGAAGTACTGCAGCGCGTCTATCATGCTGGTACAAGGCGGCGTTGAGATAACCCACTCTTTTGAGATTGTCGACGCTTGA